One genomic window of Sphingobacterium oryzagri includes the following:
- a CDS encoding bifunctional GNAT family N-acetyltransferase/carbon-nitrogen hydrolase family protein yields MDIQVRNLTGTDYKDLKRSMAKAYGGDTGELWTRENIEDLINLFPEGQLCVEVNGRVVACALALIIDSKKTNIYKKYYEIIDDGRFTKHDYAGDTLYGIEVFVHPDHRSLRLGRRLYDARKELCEQMNLKSIVAGGRIPNYHNYSDKMTPRTYIEKVKRKEIYDPTLTFQLSNDFHVSKILKNYLPEDKESNEFATLLVWDNIYYEPDAKSNSATRQTIRLGLVQWQMRLFKDIEEFYDQVEFFVDTVSDYGTDFIMFPEFFNTPLMSPYNDLPERAAMEKLAELTQEIIDKMQQLAVSYNVNIIAGSMPVMEYKKMYNACYLCHRSGKLDVHKKIHITPNESKYYGMVGGNDIQVFDTDCGKVGLLICYDVEFPEVSRIMADQGMQMLFVPFMTDTQNGYMRVRSCAQARAIENECYVAIAGSVGNLPRVNNMDIQYSQSAVFTPSDFAFPNNGIKAEATPNAEMVLIADVDLYALRDLHEYGTVKILKDRRKDLYEVNLLK; encoded by the coding sequence ATGGATATACAAGTCAGAAACTTAACGGGAACAGATTATAAAGATTTAAAACGCTCGATGGCTAAAGCCTACGGGGGCGATACGGGCGAACTGTGGACACGTGAAAATATAGAAGATCTGATCAATTTATTTCCGGAAGGACAGCTTTGTGTAGAAGTAAACGGCCGCGTGGTGGCTTGTGCCCTGGCTTTGATCATTGATTCCAAAAAAACGAACATTTATAAAAAATATTACGAAATTATTGACGACGGTCGGTTTACAAAGCACGATTACGCAGGAGATACCTTGTACGGTATCGAGGTGTTTGTGCATCCGGACCATCGTTCGTTGCGCCTTGGAAGACGTCTTTACGATGCGCGTAAGGAATTGTGTGAGCAAATGAATTTGAAGAGTATCGTGGCAGGTGGACGTATACCGAATTATCATAATTATTCGGATAAGATGACGCCACGCACCTATATTGAGAAGGTCAAACGGAAGGAAATTTACGATCCGACGTTGACATTTCAATTATCCAATGATTTTCATGTAAGCAAAATTTTGAAAAACTACTTGCCGGAAGACAAGGAGTCAAACGAGTTCGCCACTCTGTTGGTTTGGGACAATATCTATTACGAACCCGATGCGAAGTCAAACTCGGCCACTCGTCAAACCATTCGGCTAGGCTTAGTACAATGGCAGATGCGGCTTTTTAAGGATATCGAGGAGTTTTATGATCAGGTGGAGTTTTTTGTGGATACGGTGAGCGACTATGGAACTGATTTTATTATGTTTCCGGAGTTTTTCAACACGCCGTTGATGAGTCCGTATAACGATCTTCCCGAACGGGCCGCGATGGAAAAGCTCGCTGAGCTCACGCAGGAGATCATCGATAAGATGCAGCAGCTGGCTGTATCCTACAATGTGAATATTATTGCAGGCTCGATGCCGGTGATGGAATACAAAAAGATGTACAATGCCTGCTACCTTTGTCACCGTAGCGGCAAGCTGGATGTACATAAAAAAATCCATATCACGCCAAATGAAAGTAAATATTACGGCATGGTAGGGGGCAATGATATTCAAGTATTTGATACCGACTGTGGTAAGGTTGGTTTATTGATCTGTTACGACGTGGAATTTCCCGAAGTAAGTCGCATTATGGCCGATCAAGGCATGCAGATGTTGTTTGTACCATTTATGACAGATACGCAAAATGGCTACATGCGCGTACGCAGTTGTGCGCAAGCCCGTGCGATAGAAAACGAATGTTATGTGGCTATCGCGGGCAGTGTAGGTAATCTTCCGCGCGTTAATAATATGGATATTCAATATTCGCAATCGGCTGTGTTTACACCTTCTGATTTTGCGTTTCCAAATAACGGAATCAAGGCCGAAGCCACACCAAATGCGGAAATGGTGCTGATCGCCGATGTGGATCTTTACGCGCTACGCGATTTGCATGAATATGGCACGGTTAAGATCTTGAAAGACCGACGGAAAGATCTATACGAAGTGAATTTGTTAAAATAA
- a CDS encoding DUF421 domain-containing protein: protein MWGILDIVFRSLAVYLFMIVAIRLTGKKELSQLNTSDVVLILLISNAVQNAMVGPDTSLIGGLAAASVLFLLNFLLKNFLYKSERWRNILNQKPEILIHHGNLDFANLSRLKITNEELQEAMREHGVERYRDVRLAMLEIDGNISIISNVDGMKQSVYKRKHPHKRLDLS, encoded by the coding sequence ATGTGGGGTATTCTCGATATTGTTTTTCGTTCGTTGGCGGTATATTTGTTTATGATCGTCGCCATACGTCTTACCGGGAAGAAAGAGCTTTCGCAATTAAATACCAGTGATGTCGTGTTGATCCTATTAATCAGCAATGCCGTGCAAAATGCGATGGTTGGCCCGGACACATCGCTGATTGGCGGATTGGCTGCTGCATCCGTCTTATTCTTGCTCAACTTTCTATTGAAAAACTTTCTGTACAAAAGTGAGCGATGGCGTAATATCCTCAACCAAAAGCCCGAGATTCTAATTCACCATGGCAACCTGGATTTTGCAAATTTGAGTCGGCTAAAGATAACCAATGAAGAGCTGCAAGAAGCCATGCGCGAGCATGGGGTAGAGCGTTACCGGGATGTTCGGCTGGCCATGCTAGAGATTGATGGCAACATCAGCATCATTTCTAACGTAGATGGAATGAAACAATCGGTTTACAAACGTAAACATCCGCATAAACGTTTGGATCTTTCTTAA
- a CDS encoding acyl-CoA thioesterase: MEQEHIFYEGQVLWAQLDPNRHLRHSAYADFCAQARSNMMSKAGLSLEEFAKNHIGPILFREELIYHKEIGLDERIYVKVEMNKLNLHNYRFSFRHEIYKENGVKAATVNVDGAWLNLVERKLTTIPKEWEPIIAHIPKSADYEEVS, from the coding sequence ATGGAGCAAGAGCACATTTTTTATGAAGGACAGGTGCTTTGGGCACAATTAGACCCAAACAGACACCTCAGACATTCGGCTTATGCCGATTTCTGCGCCCAGGCACGGAGCAACATGATGAGCAAAGCTGGGCTTTCACTAGAGGAGTTTGCAAAAAATCATATTGGCCCTATTCTTTTTCGCGAAGAGCTAATTTATCACAAGGAGATTGGTTTGGACGAACGTATTTATGTAAAAGTGGAAATGAACAAGCTGAATCTGCATAACTACCGTTTCTCTTTTCGTCATGAGATTTATAAGGAGAATGGCGTGAAGGCGGCGACGGTGAATGTAGACGGAGCTTGGCTCAACCTCGTGGAGCGCAAGCTTACCACTATCCCGAAGGAATGGGAACCGATTATTGCACATATCCCGAAGTCAGCAGATTACGAAGAGGTTTCATAA
- a CDS encoding DUF819 domain-containing protein, translated as MQNAIREVTPMITDQAAVFGLLMAVLGLVFFTSSLKNKYIQGFYSVIPPLLMCYFIPGILNSLHIIDGENSPLASIGSRYFLPACLILFTLNLDLREMWNLRKRAGLMFLAGTIGIMLGGPLAVWITALVAPDVVGGAGPDEVWRGLGALAGSWIGGSANQVALREILQPSPKLFSSIIAVDVFVAYIWMALLLFGASKVKRLNQFFRADDADVTALSQRMDSQTQAHGRTAETKDYIFMLALALGGTGLSSLLSSPVADYMATNYPQLEKFSLTNGFFWLVLFATIIGVGLSFTPARKLEHAGASKIGTTLLYMLIVTIGMQMDIAAILNNPGLFVVGIIWISFHAIVLIVVGRLIKAPFFYLAVGSMANVGGVASATVTAAAFHPSLISVGVILAVFGYAIGTYAGWFTAILMQMVSPI; from the coding sequence ATGCAAAATGCTATCAGAGAAGTTACACCGATGATTACCGATCAAGCTGCTGTTTTTGGTTTGCTCATGGCGGTACTTGGCCTGGTATTTTTCACCTCTAGCTTAAAAAACAAGTATATACAAGGCTTCTACTCGGTAATTCCACCACTACTTATGTGTTATTTCATTCCAGGAATCCTCAATTCACTGCATATTATCGATGGCGAAAATTCGCCCTTAGCGAGTATCGGTAGTCGCTATTTTTTACCGGCTTGTTTAATTTTATTCACGCTAAACCTGGATCTCAGGGAAATGTGGAATCTGCGGAAACGTGCAGGTCTGATGTTTCTTGCCGGCACGATCGGTATCATGTTAGGTGGCCCTCTTGCGGTTTGGATCACAGCATTGGTCGCGCCTGATGTGGTCGGCGGCGCTGGTCCGGATGAGGTATGGCGCGGACTTGGCGCCCTGGCCGGTTCTTGGATTGGCGGAAGCGCTAACCAAGTCGCGCTACGCGAAATATTGCAGCCGTCTCCTAAACTTTTCTCCTCTATCATCGCTGTTGATGTATTTGTGGCTTATATTTGGATGGCGCTTTTGCTATTTGGCGCTAGTAAAGTAAAACGACTGAACCAATTTTTCCGTGCCGATGACGCCGACGTAACCGCACTTAGCCAACGTATGGATAGCCAAACGCAAGCCCATGGTCGCACCGCGGAAACGAAAGACTACATTTTCATGTTGGCACTGGCGTTGGGCGGAACGGGTTTATCTTCGCTGCTATCCTCACCTGTAGCCGATTATATGGCGACCAACTATCCACAGTTGGAAAAGTTTTCGCTCACCAACGGCTTCTTTTGGTTGGTTTTATTTGCCACTATTATTGGTGTCGGATTGTCTTTTACGCCAGCCCGAAAGTTAGAACATGCTGGAGCATCCAAGATCGGAACTACGCTGCTATACATGTTGATTGTTACCATCGGTATGCAAATGGATATCGCCGCAATTCTGAACAATCCAGGTTTGTTTGTCGTCGGCATCATCTGGATTAGCTTTCACGCGATAGTTTTAATTGTCGTTGGACGCTTAATCAAAGCGCCATTTTTCTATCTGGCGGTAGGCAGTATGGCCAATGTCGGTGGTGTTGCGTCGGCAACGGTTACCGCAGCGGCTTTTCATCCATCATTAATATCGGTTGGTGTTATTCTCGCGGTTTTTGGTTACGCAATCGGCACCTACGCGGGTTGGTTTACAGCCATTCTGATGCAAATGGTATCGCCTATCTAG